The Klebsiella sp. RHBSTW-00484 genome includes a window with the following:
- the fbaB gene encoding class I fructose-bisphosphate aldolase, with protein MTDITQLLGKDADTLLQHRCMTIPANQLYLPGSDYVDRVMVDNNRPPAVLRNMQTLYNTGRLAGTGYLSILPVDQGVEHSAGASFAANPLYFDPKNIVELAIEAGCNCVASTYGVLASVSRRYAHRIPFLVKLNHNETLSYPTEYDQTLYASVEQAFNMGAVAVGATIYFGSEQSRRQLEEISVAFERAHELGLVTVLWAYLRNPAFKKDGVDYHVSADLTGQANHLAATIGADIVKQKMAENNGGYKAVNFGYTDDRVYSKLTTENPIDLVRYQLANCYMGRAGLINSGGAAGGETDLSDAVRTAVINKRAGGMGLILGRKAFKKSMADGVKLINAVQDVYLDSKVTIA; from the coding sequence ATGACTGATATTACGCAGTTACTTGGCAAAGATGCCGACACGCTTTTACAGCACCGTTGTATGACTATTCCAGCCAACCAGCTCTATTTGCCGGGTTCGGACTATGTCGATCGGGTGATGGTTGATAACAACCGTCCGCCAGCGGTGCTGCGTAATATGCAAACCCTGTATAACACCGGACGCCTGGCGGGAACCGGCTATCTGTCTATCCTGCCGGTTGACCAGGGCGTAGAGCATTCTGCTGGCGCTTCTTTTGCCGCCAACCCGCTGTACTTTGATCCGAAAAATATCGTCGAACTGGCTATTGAAGCCGGTTGTAACTGCGTGGCCTCCACCTATGGCGTGCTGGCCTCGGTGTCGCGCCGCTACGCGCACCGCATCCCCTTCCTGGTCAAACTGAACCATAACGAAACGCTGAGCTACCCGACTGAATACGACCAGACGCTGTACGCCAGCGTTGAGCAGGCGTTCAATATGGGAGCCGTGGCGGTAGGGGCGACGATCTATTTCGGTTCTGAACAATCTCGTCGCCAGCTTGAGGAGATTTCTGTGGCCTTTGAGCGCGCGCATGAGCTGGGCCTGGTGACCGTACTGTGGGCCTATCTGCGTAATCCGGCGTTCAAGAAAGATGGTGTCGATTATCACGTTTCCGCCGACTTAACTGGCCAGGCCAACCATCTGGCAGCCACTATCGGCGCGGATATTGTGAAGCAGAAGATGGCGGAGAATAACGGCGGCTATAAAGCGGTGAATTTCGGCTATACCGATGATCGGGTTTACAGCAAATTAACCACCGAGAACCCGATTGATTTGGTGCGTTATCAGCTGGCGAACTGCTATATGGGCCGCGCCGGATTGATTAACTCCGGCGGTGCGGCGGGTGGTGAAACCGATCTGAGCGACGCCGTACGCACGGCGGTTATCAACAAACGTGCGGGTGGCATGGGGTTGATCCTGGGCCGTAAGGCGTTTAAAAAATCGATGGCCGACGGCGTGAAGCTGATTAACGCCGTGCAGGACGTTTATCTGGATAGCAAAGTCACCATCGCCTGA
- a CDS encoding FGGY-family carbohydrate kinase, whose protein sequence is MQNNTQNIIGVDVGSGSVRAGVFNLQGELLAHATREITLFRSAGSVVEQSSREIWQAVCYCIKTAVANAGVEPSSIAGIGFDATCSLVVIGENDAPLAVGPSEDPDRNIIVWMDHRATGQAEKINATGHAVLQYVGGKISPEMETPKILWLKENRPQIYQQARHFFDLADYLTWRSTGDLARSVCTVTCKWTYLAHEKRWDAGYFRQIGLEELADEDFVRIGQHIVDPGTPCEGGLCAAAADEMGLPVGTPVAVGMIDAHAGGIGTVGVLNGAVNNMAYVFGTSSCTMTTTQDAVFVPGVWGPYYSAMVPGFWLSEGGQSAAGAAIDQLLSFHPAATEAKALAKEAGVPLPVYLADRVLAQVNNPSEAVKLAAGLHVVPEFLGNRAPLADPNAKAIIAGLGMERDLENLIALYVAGLCGIGYGLRQIIDAQKNCGIDSENIVISGGAGQHPLVRQLLADACGINVVSTESSEPVLLGSAILGAVAGKIAPSLPEAMKQFTRVDKTYRCEEQFSADHQRRYEAYKTLQHTARLIRE, encoded by the coding sequence ATGCAAAACAATACTCAAAACATTATTGGCGTGGATGTCGGTTCGGGCAGCGTTCGCGCGGGCGTATTCAATCTGCAGGGCGAGCTGCTGGCCCATGCCACCCGAGAAATCACCCTGTTCCGCAGCGCCGGAAGCGTGGTTGAACAGTCGAGCCGCGAGATCTGGCAGGCGGTGTGTTACTGCATTAAAACGGCGGTAGCCAACGCCGGTGTTGAGCCGTCGTCAATAGCCGGTATCGGCTTCGACGCCACCTGTTCGCTGGTGGTGATTGGCGAAAACGATGCGCCGCTGGCGGTGGGCCCTTCGGAAGACCCGGACCGCAACATCATCGTCTGGATGGATCACCGAGCCACCGGGCAGGCGGAAAAGATCAACGCCACGGGCCACGCGGTGTTGCAGTACGTCGGCGGTAAAATCTCACCGGAGATGGAAACGCCGAAGATCCTGTGGCTGAAGGAGAATCGTCCACAAATCTATCAACAGGCGCGCCACTTCTTCGACCTCGCTGATTATCTCACCTGGCGCTCAACCGGCGATTTAGCCCGCTCGGTTTGCACGGTTACCTGTAAATGGACTTACCTGGCGCATGAAAAACGCTGGGATGCCGGTTACTTCCGCCAGATTGGCCTTGAAGAACTGGCGGATGAAGATTTTGTTCGTATCGGCCAGCATATCGTCGATCCGGGAACGCCCTGCGAGGGCGGTCTTTGCGCAGCAGCAGCAGATGAGATGGGCCTGCCCGTCGGCACCCCAGTGGCGGTCGGCATGATTGACGCCCACGCGGGCGGGATTGGTACCGTTGGCGTGCTTAACGGCGCGGTCAACAATATGGCATACGTGTTCGGCACGTCTTCCTGCACTATGACCACCACCCAGGATGCCGTCTTTGTGCCCGGCGTCTGGGGACCTTATTACTCGGCGATGGTGCCAGGATTCTGGCTTAGCGAAGGTGGCCAGAGCGCAGCGGGTGCGGCTATCGACCAGTTATTGAGTTTTCATCCCGCTGCCACAGAGGCTAAAGCACTGGCAAAAGAAGCCGGTGTTCCGCTACCGGTGTATCTTGCCGATAGAGTGCTGGCGCAGGTGAATAATCCTTCCGAAGCAGTCAAGCTCGCTGCCGGTCTGCACGTAGTGCCGGAGTTTTTAGGTAACCGTGCGCCGCTGGCGGACCCGAACGCGAAAGCGATTATCGCCGGGCTGGGGATGGAGCGGGATCTGGAAAACCTGATTGCGCTGTACGTCGCGGGATTGTGCGGTATCGGCTACGGTCTGCGGCAGATTATCGATGCGCAGAAAAATTGCGGGATTGATAGCGAAAATATCGTCATCAGCGGCGGCGCAGGTCAACATCCTTTAGTTCGCCAGCTGCTGGCAGATGCTTGCGGTATTAACGTGGTCAGTACCGAGTCCAGCGAACCGGTGCTGTTAGGTTCGGCGATTCTCGGTGCCGTGGCGGGTAAAATTGCCCCTTCGCTACCGGAAGCGATGAAGCAGTTTACCCGAGTGGATAAAACTTACCGCTGCGAAGAGCAATTTAGCGCCGATCATCAGCGTCGTTACGAAGCGTATAAAACGCTCCAGCACACGGCACGGCTGATTCGCGAATAA
- a CDS encoding SDR family oxidoreductase, with protein MNHSVSSMNTSLAGKVAAVTGAASGIGLECAKTLLGAGAKVVLIDREGEKLNKIVAELGENAFALQVDLMQADQVDNILTGIVNLAGGLDIFHANAGAYIGGPVAEGDPDVWDRVLHLNINAAFRCVRSVLPHLIAQKSGDIIFTSSIAGVVPVIWEPIYTASKFAVQAFVHTTRRQVSQHGVRVGAVLPGPVVTALLDDWPKAKMDEALANGSLMQPIEVAESVLFMVTRSKNVTVRDIVILPNSVDL; from the coding sequence ATGAACCACTCTGTATCCTCTATGAATACTTCTCTTGCCGGCAAAGTCGCCGCCGTCACCGGCGCGGCATCCGGTATCGGCCTCGAATGCGCTAAAACCCTGCTGGGGGCTGGCGCAAAAGTGGTGCTTATCGACCGCGAAGGCGAAAAGCTCAACAAAATCGTCGCCGAGCTGGGCGAAAACGCCTTTGCTCTACAGGTTGATCTGATGCAAGCCGACCAGGTCGATAATATTCTGACGGGTATCGTTAACCTCGCCGGTGGTCTCGATATTTTCCACGCCAACGCCGGAGCCTACATCGGCGGGCCGGTCGCCGAGGGAGACCCGGACGTGTGGGATCGCGTGCTGCATCTCAACATCAACGCCGCTTTCCGCTGCGTGCGTAGCGTCCTGCCGCATCTGATCGCGCAAAAATCTGGCGATATTATTTTCACCAGTTCCATCGCGGGCGTGGTGCCGGTTATCTGGGAACCTATCTATACCGCATCGAAATTTGCCGTGCAGGCATTTGTCCATACCACCCGCCGTCAGGTTTCCCAGCACGGCGTACGCGTCGGTGCCGTGCTGCCGGGCCCGGTGGTTACCGCTCTGCTGGACGACTGGCCAAAAGCCAAAATGGATGAAGCGCTGGCCAACGGCAGCCTGATGCAACCCATTGAAGTCGCCGAGTCAGTGCTGTTTATGGTGACGCGCTCGAAAAACGTCACCGTGCGCGACATTGTGATCCTGCCTAACAGCGTGGATCTCTAA
- a CDS encoding LacI family DNA-binding transcriptional regulator, with the protein MKKITIYDLAELSGVSASAVSAILNGNWKKRRISAKLAEKVTRIAEEQGYAVNRQASMLRSKKSHVIGMIVPKYDNRYFGSVAERFEEMARERGLLPIITCTRRSPELEIEAVKAMLSWQVDWVVATGATNPDKITALCQQAGVPTVNLDLPGSLAPSVISDNYGGAKALTHKILDNSARRWGELAPLTFIGGRSSDHNTTERLRGFHDAHQELGLSMPEANILAPGYSKGKVEACLQERFGSTDIHLQGLFVNSTISLEGVVRWLSQAGLTGSGQPPMGCFDWDPFVYLLGHDIDMVQQNVPAMLEAVFSIIDSGDASQQRIEIPPLLMSSR; encoded by the coding sequence ATGAAGAAAATCACGATTTACGACCTGGCGGAGCTATCCGGCGTGTCGGCAAGCGCAGTGAGCGCCATCCTTAACGGCAACTGGAAGAAGCGGCGTATTAGCGCGAAGCTTGCCGAAAAGGTGACGCGGATTGCCGAGGAGCAGGGCTATGCGGTTAATCGCCAGGCCAGCATGTTGCGCAGTAAAAAATCACACGTGATCGGCATGATTGTCCCCAAATACGATAACCGCTATTTCGGATCGGTTGCCGAGCGCTTTGAGGAGATGGCCCGCGAGCGCGGCCTGCTGCCGATTATTACCTGCACACGTCGTAGCCCGGAACTGGAAATCGAAGCGGTAAAAGCGATGCTCTCCTGGCAGGTGGATTGGGTGGTAGCGACCGGGGCGACCAACCCGGACAAAATTACCGCGTTATGCCAGCAGGCGGGGGTGCCGACGGTTAATCTCGACTTACCCGGTTCTCTTGCGCCATCAGTGATTTCGGATAACTACGGCGGTGCCAAAGCGCTGACCCACAAGATCCTCGACAACAGCGCCAGGCGTTGGGGGGAGCTGGCTCCATTGACCTTTATCGGCGGGCGCAGTAGCGACCATAACACCACCGAGCGTTTACGCGGTTTTCATGACGCCCATCAGGAGCTGGGGCTGAGCATGCCTGAAGCAAATATTCTGGCTCCGGGCTATTCAAAAGGAAAAGTTGAGGCCTGCCTGCAAGAGCGGTTCGGTTCGACTGATATTCATTTGCAGGGGCTTTTCGTTAACTCAACCATTTCTCTGGAAGGCGTGGTGCGATGGTTGTCGCAGGCGGGACTTACCGGTAGCGGTCAGCCGCCAATGGGCTGCTTCGACTGGGACCCGTTTGTTTATCTGCTGGGACACGATATTGATATGGTGCAGCAGAACGTCCCGGCGATGCTGGAGGCGGTATTTAGTATCATCGACTCCGGCGATGCCAGCCAGCAGCGGATTGAGATCCCGCCGCTGTTGATGAGCAGCCGCTGA
- a CDS encoding sugar-binding transcriptional regulator, which translates to MSKEDDIRLDQKVRAAWMYYIAGQNQSEIASQLGTSRPVVQRLIAAAKEEGIVSISLHHPVANCLDYAQLLQEKYQLIECNIVPAFSEESTLDSVSFGCYQLMARYLQDDKEKIIGLGSGLTLKKTLQRIDFDSLNTRCVALISAMDADGQCNYYDDVPLLLTSKIKAKYYQWPAPRYAQTQEEYDMWCTSRLFRNVSAVARQADVIFVGIGPLGTQSPIFKDGFISQAQMDELTACGGIGEIMGRFIDAEGGVVDSEINRMITSYDIRQNQCPRIAVACGEYKRPAILAALKGGWVNGLVTDEHTARWLLTR; encoded by the coding sequence ATGAGTAAAGAAGATGATATCCGGCTGGATCAGAAGGTCCGCGCCGCATGGATGTACTACATCGCCGGACAAAACCAGAGCGAAATCGCCAGTCAGCTTGGTACTTCAAGGCCAGTGGTGCAGCGGTTGATTGCGGCGGCGAAAGAAGAAGGGATTGTATCGATTAGTTTGCACCATCCGGTAGCGAACTGCCTCGATTATGCGCAATTATTGCAGGAAAAGTACCAACTTATCGAATGCAATATCGTGCCCGCCTTTAGCGAAGAAAGTACGCTGGATAGCGTGTCGTTTGGCTGCTACCAGCTGATGGCTCGCTATTTACAGGATGATAAAGAGAAAATCATCGGCCTCGGTTCCGGCCTGACCTTGAAAAAAACCCTCCAGCGTATCGATTTCGATAGCCTGAATACCCGCTGCGTGGCGCTGATCAGCGCCATGGACGCCGATGGACAGTGTAACTATTACGATGATGTACCTCTTTTGCTGACCAGCAAAATCAAAGCGAAGTACTATCAATGGCCCGCGCCGCGCTATGCGCAGACCCAGGAGGAGTACGATATGTGGTGCACCAGCCGACTGTTTCGCAACGTTTCCGCCGTTGCCCGGCAGGCAGACGTTATCTTCGTCGGGATTGGTCCATTGGGCACACAAAGCCCGATTTTTAAAGACGGCTTTATTAGTCAGGCGCAGATGGATGAGCTAACGGCGTGTGGCGGGATCGGCGAGATCATGGGACGCTTTATCGATGCTGAAGGCGGCGTGGTCGACAGCGAAATCAACAGAATGATCACCAGCTACGACATTCGCCAGAACCAGTGCCCACGGATCGCGGTGGCGTGCGGAGAGTACAAGCGCCCGGCCATTCTGGCGGCGCTTAAAGGCGGTTGGGTCAACGGCCTGGTGACCGATGAACACACCGCCCGCTGGCTGCTGACGCGTTAA
- the dalD gene encoding D-arabinitol 4-dehydrogenase produces the protein MNNQFTWLHIGLGSFHRAHQAWYLHRLIASGDKRWHIAAGNIRNDAEQVVQALAAQGGRYVLETVSPEGESEYEEITSIQKLLPWQAGLQPLINEGANPQTKVIAFTVTEGGYYLNTSHKLETNNPDLIADLKGDCKTIYGTIARILEKRMADNAGPLTLLNCDNVRHNGERFHDGMVEFLALTGKQAVIDWMAANTTCPNTMVDRITPRPAAELPARIKAQTGIDDKAPVMGETFIQWVVENNFRDERPNLEAVGVEMVESVIPYEEAKIRILNSSHSCIAWAGTLIGQQYIHESTLTDFIYAIADRYVTEDVIPCLGDNGIDLPTYRDVVLKRFTNPYIQDTNQRVAADGFSKIPAMIAPTLQECYRRGARPEATAMLPALFFVFMEQWHKGTLPYEYQDGILDAQAVHEMFEASDPVAVYARDKALFGELADNADFLALMREKIAAVYALIK, from the coding sequence ATGAACAATCAATTCACATGGCTTCACATTGGTCTGGGTTCTTTTCATCGCGCACATCAGGCGTGGTACTTGCATCGTCTGATTGCTTCTGGAGATAAGCGTTGGCACATCGCGGCGGGGAATATTCGCAACGATGCCGAGCAGGTGGTCCAGGCGCTGGCGGCGCAGGGTGGGCGTTACGTGCTGGAAACAGTCAGCCCGGAAGGGGAGAGTGAATATGAAGAGATCACCTCAATTCAGAAACTACTGCCGTGGCAGGCAGGGTTGCAGCCGCTGATTAACGAAGGGGCAAATCCGCAAACTAAAGTTATCGCCTTTACCGTAACGGAAGGAGGTTACTACCTGAACACCAGCCATAAACTGGAAACCAACAACCCCGATTTGATCGCTGACCTTAAGGGCGATTGCAAAACCATTTACGGCACTATCGCGCGGATTCTGGAAAAACGTATGGCCGATAACGCCGGGCCGTTAACTCTGCTGAACTGCGACAACGTGCGTCACAACGGCGAGCGGTTCCACGATGGGATGGTTGAATTCCTGGCGCTGACCGGCAAACAGGCGGTGATTGACTGGATGGCAGCCAACACCACCTGCCCGAACACCATGGTGGACCGCATTACCCCGCGTCCGGCGGCTGAACTACCGGCACGCATCAAAGCGCAAACCGGCATTGATGACAAAGCGCCGGTGATGGGCGAAACCTTTATCCAGTGGGTAGTGGAAAATAACTTCCGCGACGAACGCCCGAACCTGGAAGCGGTCGGCGTGGAAATGGTGGAGTCGGTTATCCCTTATGAAGAGGCGAAAATCCGCATTCTTAACTCTTCCCATAGCTGCATTGCGTGGGCGGGGACGTTAATCGGCCAGCAGTATATTCATGAAAGTACGCTAACGGATTTCATCTACGCCATTGCTGACCGCTACGTCACGGAAGATGTGATCCCATGCCTCGGCGATAACGGCATTGATTTACCGACCTATCGCGATGTGGTCCTGAAGCGCTTTACCAACCCGTACATCCAGGATACCAACCAGCGCGTCGCTGCCGATGGCTTCTCGAAAATTCCGGCGATGATCGCGCCGACTCTGCAAGAGTGCTATCGCCGCGGCGCTCGCCCGGAAGCAACCGCCATGCTGCCCGCACTGTTCTTCGTCTTTATGGAGCAGTGGCATAAAGGAACCCTGCCATATGAATACCAGGACGGGATCCTCGACGCTCAGGCGGTACATGAAATGTTTGAAGCCAGCGACCCGGTAGCCGTCTATGCTCGCGATAAAGCGCTGTTTGGCGAACTGGCCGACAACGCTGATTTCCTGGCGCTAATGCGCGAGAAGATCGCCGCCGTTTATGCACTGATTAAATAA
- the xylB gene encoding xylulokinase: MYLGIDLGTSEVKALVIDENNEIIASHSAPLSIQRPHPHWSEQSPQSWWEATEYLMATLREKCAQHWPAIKAIGLSGQMHGAVLLDAAGEVIRPAILWNDTRCAEECAELEEMAPELHQVAGNLAMPGFTAPKLLWVRRHEPQNFKRTATVLLPKDYLRYQMTGKKVSDMSDAAGTLWLDVAKRDWSDSLLDKCGLSRGHMPTLVEGCEVSATLDPQVAERWGLNASVVVAGGGGDNAVSAIGVGAVSPGDAFISLGTSGVLFVVTDAYRPAPQSAVHAFCHVLPNLWHQMSVMLSAASCLQWFCRLTGTTEVALLEEIAELSDEEKANAPFFLPYLSGERTPHNDPEARGMFWGMTHSSLRAQLGYAVLEGVSFGINDGLRVLKESGTQIDQCSLVGGGARSPFWAQLLADILDMPVVTHKGGETGGALGAARLACLAAGKPLAAVCEKPEIWQTWQADPVRHQTLMQRYAQFNALYLNDLNYRRH; encoded by the coding sequence ATGTATCTGGGTATCGATCTCGGCACGTCGGAAGTCAAAGCGCTGGTCATTGATGAGAACAATGAGATTATCGCCAGCCATAGCGCGCCGCTGAGTATTCAGCGGCCCCATCCGCACTGGTCTGAACAATCGCCGCAATCCTGGTGGGAGGCGACGGAATATCTGATGGCCACGTTGCGGGAAAAATGCGCCCAGCACTGGCCGGCAATCAAAGCCATTGGCCTTTCCGGGCAGATGCACGGCGCGGTGCTGCTGGACGCGGCGGGGGAGGTGATTCGCCCGGCGATTCTGTGGAATGACACCCGCTGCGCCGAGGAGTGCGCAGAGCTGGAAGAGATGGCGCCGGAGCTGCATCAGGTGGCAGGGAATTTGGCAATGCCGGGCTTCACCGCACCGAAGCTGCTGTGGGTTCGCCGTCATGAACCGCAAAACTTTAAACGTACCGCGACGGTGCTGCTGCCAAAGGATTATCTGCGCTACCAGATGACCGGCAAGAAAGTCTCCGATATGTCGGACGCCGCCGGGACGCTGTGGCTGGACGTGGCGAAACGCGACTGGTCTGATTCGCTGCTGGATAAATGCGGATTGTCGCGCGGCCATATGCCGACGCTGGTTGAGGGCTGCGAGGTTTCCGCCACGCTTGACCCGCAGGTAGCGGAGCGCTGGGGGCTGAACGCCTCGGTGGTAGTCGCCGGTGGCGGCGGAGATAACGCGGTCAGCGCCATTGGTGTTGGCGCGGTCTCGCCGGGCGATGCGTTTATTTCGCTCGGCACTTCCGGGGTGCTGTTTGTGGTGACTGATGCCTATCGTCCGGCCCCGCAGTCGGCGGTACATGCTTTCTGTCACGTGCTGCCGAATCTGTGGCATCAGATGAGCGTGATGCTCAGCGCCGCCAGCTGTTTGCAGTGGTTTTGTCGCCTGACCGGCACCACGGAAGTGGCGCTGCTGGAGGAGATTGCTGAATTAAGTGACGAAGAGAAAGCCAATGCGCCGTTCTTCTTGCCTTATCTCTCCGGGGAGCGCACGCCGCACAACGACCCTGAAGCACGCGGCATGTTCTGGGGAATGACCCATTCCAGCCTGCGCGCCCAGCTTGGTTACGCGGTGCTTGAAGGGGTGAGTTTTGGCATTAACGATGGCCTGCGGGTGCTGAAAGAGAGCGGTACGCAGATCGATCAATGCTCGCTGGTTGGCGGCGGTGCCCGCAGCCCATTCTGGGCACAGCTACTGGCCGATATCCTCGATATGCCGGTGGTGACCCACAAAGGTGGGGAGACCGGTGGCGCACTGGGCGCGGCGCGGCTGGCCTGTCTGGCTGCGGGTAAACCGCTCGCGGCGGTGTGTGAAAAACCGGAAATCTGGCAGACCTGGCAGGCGGACCCGGTTCGCCATCAAACCCTGATGCAACGCTACGCGCAGTTTAACGCTCTGTATTTAAACGACCTGAACTATCGTCGGCACTAA
- a CDS encoding RbtT/DalT/CsbX family MFS transporter, with protein MSVNNKQWLGLPLNLIWGYVAIAVFMTGDGFELAFLSHYIKELGFTPAQASFAFTLYGLAAALSAWISGVVAEIITPLKTMMIGFVLWCVFHVLFLVFGLGHANYALILIFYGIRGFAYPLFLYSFIVAIIHNVKSDSASSAIGWFWAVYSVGIGVFGSYIPSFTIPHIGELGTLWLALAFCVTGGIIALISLRNIQTPHHMRNLTTREKFSELGRAATLLYTNRNIMLSSMVRIINTLSLFGFAVIMPMMFVDELGFTTSEWLQVWAVFFFTTIFSNVLWGILGEKLGWIKVVRWFGCVGMALSSLAFYYIPQHFGHNFAMAMIPAVALGIFVAAFVPLAAVFPALEPKHKGAAISVYNLSAGMSNFLAPAIAVILLPFFSTIGVVIAYTVLYVVAFFLCAFIRVEQPGFSHKEAPASEQVEFS; from the coding sequence ATGTCCGTAAATAATAAACAGTGGCTCGGTTTACCCCTGAATCTGATATGGGGATATGTCGCCATTGCCGTGTTTATGACCGGTGACGGTTTCGAACTGGCATTCCTGTCGCACTACATTAAAGAGCTTGGTTTCACCCCGGCGCAGGCCTCATTTGCCTTTACCCTGTACGGACTAGCCGCCGCGCTGTCGGCGTGGATTTCCGGCGTCGTAGCGGAAATTATCACCCCGCTAAAAACCATGATGATTGGCTTCGTGCTGTGGTGCGTATTCCACGTACTGTTCCTGGTTTTCGGCCTTGGACACGCCAACTATGCGCTGATCTTAATTTTTTACGGTATCCGCGGCTTCGCGTATCCGCTGTTCCTCTACTCGTTCATCGTCGCCATTATCCATAACGTCAAAAGCGATAGCGCCAGTTCGGCCATCGGTTGGTTCTGGGCGGTTTACTCTGTTGGTATCGGCGTTTTCGGCAGCTATATTCCGAGTTTTACCATCCCGCATATCGGCGAGCTGGGGACATTGTGGCTGGCACTGGCTTTCTGCGTGACCGGTGGGATCATTGCGCTGATCTCTTTGCGTAATATTCAAACTCCGCACCATATGCGAAATTTGACCACTCGTGAGAAGTTTTCCGAGCTGGGACGCGCGGCGACGCTGCTCTATACCAACCGCAATATTATGTTGTCCAGCATGGTGCGTATCATCAATACGCTGTCATTGTTTGGCTTTGCGGTAATCATGCCGATGATGTTTGTCGATGAACTGGGTTTCACCACTTCTGAATGGTTGCAGGTGTGGGCGGTCTTCTTCTTCACCACCATTTTCTCCAACGTACTGTGGGGGATTTTGGGCGAAAAACTGGGCTGGATTAAAGTGGTGCGCTGGTTTGGCTGCGTCGGTATGGCGCTCTCCAGCCTGGCGTTTTATTACATCCCGCAGCACTTCGGGCATAACTTCGCCATGGCGATGATTCCGGCCGTTGCTCTGGGGATCTTTGTCGCCGCTTTCGTTCCGCTGGCTGCCGTATTCCCGGCGCTGGAGCCGAAGCACAAAGGTGCGGCGATTTCGGTATATAACCTGTCTGCGGGGATGTCGAACTTTCTCGCTCCGGCGATCGCGGTAATACTGCTGCCGTTCTTCAGCACCATCGGGGTGGTCATCGCCTATACCGTGCTGTACGTGGTGGCCTTTTTCCTTTGCGCGTTTATTCGCGTCGAGCAGCCGGGATTTTCCCACAAGGAAGCGCCCGCCAGCGAGCAGGTTGAGTTCTCTTAA
- a CDS encoding HAD family hydrolase, producing MSIKAVIFDMDGVIIDSEILWRQAQIEALAQWGATVSIDECETLTKGKRLDDIARTWCQHCRLDVAPKRLEEVILQRITGLIAAEGEPMNGVREALSYFRHVGYTIALATSSSHQVISAVLNKLSLWHYFDVVSSADDEECGKPHPAVYLSTLRKLNLNAGQCLVIEDSFNGFSAAQAANIPTIVIAEDCQHGRFQAAAGRYRALPELLEALSVEPEVAV from the coding sequence ATGAGTATTAAAGCAGTCATTTTTGACATGGATGGTGTGATTATTGATTCCGAAATCCTGTGGCGACAGGCGCAAATAGAAGCGCTGGCGCAATGGGGGGCAACGGTAAGTATCGATGAGTGTGAAACGCTGACCAAAGGTAAACGCCTTGACGACATTGCGCGCACCTGGTGCCAGCATTGTCGACTTGATGTTGCGCCAAAGCGGCTTGAAGAGGTGATACTGCAGCGTATCACTGGCCTGATTGCCGCTGAAGGTGAGCCGATGAACGGCGTGCGCGAGGCGTTAAGCTATTTCCGCCATGTCGGGTATACAATTGCGTTGGCAACCTCATCATCCCATCAGGTTATTTCCGCAGTACTGAACAAACTCTCCCTTTGGCACTATTTTGACGTGGTTTCCAGCGCGGATGATGAGGAATGCGGCAAACCTCATCCGGCGGTTTACTTGTCAACGCTGCGCAAGCTCAACCTCAACGCCGGTCAGTGCCTGGTGATTGAAGACAGCTTTAACGGTTTTAGCGCCGCTCAGGCAGCAAATATCCCAACTATCGTTATCGCTGAAGATTGCCAGCATGGTCGTTTTCAGGCCGCCGCGGGTCGCTATCGGGCGTTACCTGAACTGCTGGAAGCTCTTTCTGTAGAGCCAGAGGTGGCGGTATAA